The window CTCGTGGACCCCGCTACGAAGCCGCGGGACGCCAGAGGGTAAAGGCCGATCCCCTGCCGGGCTCGCTTCGCAGCGTAAGGTCGCCGCCCATGCACCGGGCCAGCTCCCGGCTGATGGTGAGCCCCGGCCCGGTGCCATCTTTCCTGCGTGTGAGTCCCTGCTCCGTTTGCTCGAACGCCGACCTCCAACGTCGTCTCCTTTCTAGCGGACGTGCTCGTCCGCAGCGCTACATCGAAGCCGATGGAGAGATCCGCAAGGTGCGGAGGGTGGGAAAGATGCGGGGGAGCCAGCACAGCAAGGCGCCCCGTGAATACGACGTCACGAAGCACGGGTTCGTGATCGGAAAGGGCCTGGAACGATTCCACGGAAGCGTCAGCGGCGCACCCTACCTCACCGCGACGCCCCCCGCGTGAAGTAGCTGGGAGCATGTACCGGCATCGGTCCGAGGTGAACAAACTTGCGCGCAGGTTCACTTCACTTCGTGGGGTAACAGATCGGGGCGGATAGCCACACATGCCAGGCAACCGGGATGGTTGACAAGAGCGGCGCACACCAGGTATCCTTGGTGGGAAGCCGTCCCTCTCCCCATCAGGAGATAGCTATGCCGACCCAGGGCAACGCGATGGCGAAGAAGGCGGCTGAGCGTACGCGGCGCAAGGCTCCATCGACGCAAAAGCGCAAGAACGAGAGCGACGTGACCCCCGACGCGGAGACGTTCAGGGTGATCTTCGCAGACAACGGTGAGGCCGCGAGAGACAACCTCGAGCGTTTCGCGCCGCGGGTCTAATCCGCGCGCTGGCACGGGCAACTAGGGGAGCCGGGACATTCGTCCCGGCTTTTTGTTGTGAGTCCGATCTGGGTAACTGGCCTTGGAAGAAGCCACGCCCACTATCGAATAGCCATGACCGAGACCGAAACCACGCCTGGCCACGATCCCGGAGTCGTGTTTCGCCTCCGGCCCTATTCGGGCCTTCCGGGCGACGACAGCGACACTGGGCATCCGCATGCCCTCGTGACCCCGGCTGAAGCGGGAGCGAACTCCACGTTGACCTACGGGAGCACCAAGGACACAGAGGCAGGAGCCGGGGCCGTGCGCCATACGGTCAACCCACGCCCGAACGGCAGAAACCCTAATGGGCTGACGAAGGTTACCCACTTCTACCCGGGTGTCCTCGCGTTACGAAGATACCGCCAGTTGCCTGCGCGTGCGGGATATCTGGGCAGTAAGGATCTAAAGGGGTTGCGGGAGACGCTACGCCTGGCGCTCGGGATATCGGAAGGGTGCACGGGCGAAGAGAACCACTTGGCGGGGTCCTGGCGGGGCCGCATTGTGCGATTCACACCGGACGCCGAGTCGGCTCTCGCCACCACCCATGGGGTAGTAGTAACCGCCCCAAGGTATTCCAAGGCGCAGTCGTACCAGGTGATCGTTCCTATCTACGATGGAACGGGACGAGCCGCTGTAGATCCAGTTGTGAAGGTGGAAGATAGAGATTGGCTCTCCCGCCTGGGAGCGGGTGTATCCAGCGCCCTCCTGTTCGTACCCTCAACCGTCTCGGTGCGTCACAAAGATTCACATCCTGCCGGAGCCCCAGGCGGCGGTGATCGACGTGGAACTGATGCAGATGCTGGATCGGAGCCTCTGCCAATGGTTCGAACTCGAACCGCCGTCTTAAGCCTGCGCCAGTCGTGCCGGCCGGGAGCCCGCCACGTATGTGCGAGGCCCCTGCGGGGCTGTAGCATTTGCGAGGTCTGAATTCCGTTACGTGCCGTAGGTCGTGCGTTACCGCGTCACTCCCGCTCGCTAGCGGCGTGGAGCACGGAGGACCATTTATCGGGGCGGCTTACAGGCTGCCCCGATCTGCGTTCGGGGTCATGGAACAGGCCAGCGGGGTGACTCTTGTGTGCCTAACCCCGCCGATTTAGCGTGGTTCCATCATTCGTCGCTTTAGGGACGGCTGCTTCCGCGATTCCCTCACCGCAACGCGTGCCCTCATGAGTCCCTTCCAAACATTTCGCGTGATCGGGTGCGCCATCGTTAGCGCTCACCGTAGTCCTGTTTCCGTGGCTCGAGGCCGGTCACGCCAGCCCAGTAATATTTCTCGTACCCGGGCTAATCGTGTCGTATCTACTCTGCGTCCGGGGTTGCGGAAACTGCGGCACGATCGGCGCGCCCGATTCTTCGCTGCCCTCATTGCGGGGCTTGTGTTCTTCGCCCTGGCAATGGCTGCCGGCCGTGAACTCCTGTGACTGGCACTGCCGTTCGTGCATCTGCTGACGTCGTCACTGCTGTTCGAAGCGGTGTACCGTCTTCGTGGCGAGCTTTCACTCGCGGCGCCCGTCCAGGGTTCCCCGGCGGGCGATCCGGCGTCCCTTCAGTGAACTTCCGATCCCACCGTCAGCAACCAAGTCCATAATATACGTAGCTTTGAGATGAGTTTACTGCGTGTTGTGGCTGATTAGCAGGTACACGGCCAGGGCCCAGGGGACGATGGCGGCATAGAGAAACCGCGTGCCGGTTTTCACATGCTTGTACTTCTCACCGGCGATACAGGCATTCCTGTAGGTCTGGCGGGCAAGATCCAACTCGTACTCTTCCGCCTTCAAGTTTTGCATCTCTGCAACGAACTCCTCCTCCGTCCGCTGCGTGATGCCTCCGAAATAGATCAGAGATCCCATGGGGCTCCTGGTACGAGGCGACGTTGCCACGAGCAGGTGCAGCAAGCTCCCGCTGAGTGCCGCCAGAGCCAGGACGGTGAGGGTAATGCTCACCCCTGTCCACCCGTTCGAGGTGGGAGCGACGGCCGCGATGACGCCGAACATCGCAATGTCTACGGTTGCCAGGGGAGAAACCTTCAAATCAGCTGCGGCGATCCATTGCAGCTGGCGGGAGAGCGTAGT of the Longimicrobium sp. genome contains:
- a CDS encoding Pycsar system effector family protein, which encodes MDKHALLETTLSRQLQWIAAADLKVSPLATVDIAMFGVIAAVAPTSNGWTGVSITLTVLALAALSGSLLHLLVATSPRTRSPMGSLIYFGGITQRTEEEFVAEMQNLKAEEYELDLARQTYRNACIAGEKYKHVKTGTRFLYAAIVPWALAVYLLISHNTQ